The following are encoded together in the Iodobacter fluviatilis genome:
- a CDS encoding 4'-phosphopantetheinyl transferase family protein: protein MLHVKVILTQISLNPSLSSDSLSASSKAKLVTMKSPARVQQFILGRMLLAQAATRALGVDYAAADIEEGEFFPYLSKAAHLHASISHSGDSLGVTVNTERVGLDIESCRPKANIAKLATFALHQDEASWVNAEEAEAQERFYLLWTLREAAFKAGLREHVIRGSSIITDSNLDVDWHWASAREPKQRISIASATACSLVLIHNLAL, encoded by the coding sequence ATGCTTCACGTCAAAGTTATTCTTACCCAAATCTCACTTAATCCTTCGCTTAGCAGCGATTCGCTCTCAGCCAGTAGCAAAGCCAAGCTAGTAACAATGAAATCACCCGCCCGCGTTCAGCAGTTTATTCTTGGCCGCATGCTGCTCGCTCAAGCAGCGACACGAGCCTTAGGGGTTGATTACGCAGCGGCAGATATTGAAGAAGGCGAGTTTTTCCCCTATTTAAGCAAGGCTGCTCATTTGCACGCCAGTATTTCGCATAGTGGGGATAGCTTGGGGGTGACGGTCAATACTGAACGAGTAGGGCTAGATATTGAAAGCTGCCGACCTAAAGCCAATATCGCCAAATTGGCCACATTTGCACTGCATCAAGATGAAGCCAGCTGGGTAAACGCCGAAGAGGCAGAAGCTCAAGAGCGCTTTTATCTGCTTTGGACTTTACGTGAAGCGGCGTTTAAAGCGGGTTTACGTGAGCACGTAATACGCGGTAGCAGCATAATTACAGATAGTAATCTTGATGTAGATTGGCACTGGGCTAGTGCAAGAGAGCCAAAACAGCGGATAAGTATCGCCTCAGCCACGGCCTGCTCTTTGGTTTTAATCCACAATCTGGCGCTGTAA
- a CDS encoding ProQ/FINO family protein: MMTDQNSALAQAFQSAIGEKSARQQQIMIIELLYQRYPVMKQFKPLMIGVHKELEKALPQFGANHVHRAIAAHCRKVRYLKSVARGGKRFDLNGKPVGDVTVEEKTAAAKFVQNIEDRKKPQTATLAAEVTADPIVTEVTAVTEEVGSDKTAE; encoded by the coding sequence ATGATGACCGATCAAAATTCAGCTTTAGCCCAAGCATTTCAATCTGCGATTGGCGAGAAATCTGCCCGTCAGCAGCAAATTATGATTATTGAATTACTTTATCAGCGTTATCCGGTGATGAAGCAATTTAAACCTTTAATGATCGGTGTTCACAAAGAGCTAGAAAAAGCACTGCCACAGTTTGGTGCCAATCATGTGCATCGCGCCATTGCCGCTCACTGTCGCAAAGTGCGCTACCTTAAGTCGGTAGCTCGTGGCGGCAAGCGCTTTGATCTGAATGGCAAGCCAGTTGGCGATGTGACTGTTGAAGAAAAAACAGCTGCAGCCAAATTCGTACAAAATATCGAAGATCGCAAAAAACCACAGACTGCTACCCTAGCAGCTGAAGTGACTGCTGATCCAATCGTGACCGAAGTAACGGCTGTTACTGAAGAAGTAGGCAGCGATAAAACCGCAGAATAA